The genomic window CTCGCTCGTGGTATTCCTGCTCAGCGTCGAGGCGGTGGCCATCATCGTCCTGCTGGGGGCCCAGGTCATCGCGGAGCTCGAGCACGTCAACGAGAAGATCCGTTAGGGCAGGGACACGGACGGAAGAGGGCATCCCGCGGGCGACGCGGGATGCCCCTCCCGTTGCGGTTGCCCGACGTCGGGTCTAGAAATCCTTGAAGCCGCCGTCGCGCAGCGGCGGAACGGCCTCTTCGGCCTTTTTCGTCTTGCCGATTCCGATTGTGCCGGCGATCTTCGCCGCAAGGCTTGTGGCGGCGCTGGCGGGCTTCGCCGCCGCATCACCCGCCACCGAGCCGGCGACGATCCGCATCAGGGTCTCGGCCACGGCCTGCATCTGGCCCGCCTGGGCATTGAGCTCCTCCGAGGCGGAGGCGGACTCCTCGGCGTTGGCCGCCGTCTGCTGAACGACTTTGTCCATCTCGGTGATCGCGCTGCTCACCTGGTCGATGCCGCGGGCCTGCTCCTGCGAGGCGGCGGCGATTTCCGCGACCAGCCCGGAGACCTTCACCGCGTTGCGGTTCAGCTCGGCGAAGGCGTCGGTCGTCTTTGACACCAGGGCCGAACCTTCCTTCACCCGGCTCGCCGTGCTCTCGATCAGGGTGGCGGTCAGCTTGGCCGACTCGGCGGCCCGCATGGCCAGGTTGCGCACCTCGCTGGCCACCACGGCGAATCCCGCCCCGGCCTCGCCGGCCCGCGCGGCCTCGACGGCGGCGTTGAGGGCCAGGAGATTGGTCTGGAAGGCGATCTCGTCGATCGTCTTGATGATCTTGCCCGTCTCCTCGCTGGCCTTGCTGATCGCGTCCATGGAGCGCACCAGCTCCCGCATCGAGGCCTCGGCCTTCTCCACGGCGGCTTTCGTGGAGCCCATCAGCGCGTCGGCGCTCTGCGAGTTGTCGGCGTTCTGCCTGGTCATGGACGACATCTCCTCCATCGACGCTGCGGTCTCCTCGAGGGAAGAGGCCTGCTCCGAGGCCCCTTCGGCCAGATGCTGGCTGGAGGAGGCCACCTGGGAGGCCGCGGAGGACACCTGCGCTGCGGCCTCGTGGATCTCCGAGGCGGCGCGGGCCACCGGGTCTGCGATCCCCCGGGCGAACAGCAGGGTGAGGCCGACCGAGAGGACCAGGAGGAAGGCGCCGGTCAGCGCGAGGACGTTGCGGATCTCATGCGCCCCGCTCACGGCTTCGTCGAGGTCCATGACGGACAGGGCCGCCCAGCCGTTGACCTGGACGGGGCTGACGGCGGCGATCTTCTTCCGCCCGCCGTAGGTGTAACCCGCGAAACCCGGCTTCTGCGACTGCACGAGGGCCCAGAGGTCCCTCATCTCCTCGAGCTTGCTCACGTCGAGCTTGAAGACGGCCTCGGCCTTCGGGTGGATCATCACCATCCCCTCGCGGTTGATGACGCTGGCGTAGCCCGTCTTGCCGACCTTGATCTCGGCGAACCGGGCCGACAGGGCATCGGTCGTCATGATCGTGGCGATGGCGCCCAGGAACTTGCCGTCCTTCACGATGGGCACGCAGAAGGGCAGGACGGGCTTGCCTGTCGTCTTCGCCAGGACCATGTCGCCCACGACGGGCTTCATCTCGGCCTTGGCCTTCTTGAAGTAATCCCGGTCCCCGAGGTCGATGCCGATGTTCTTCCCGCCGTGGGAGTCGGCAAAACCGCGGCCCGAGGGGTCGAGGCCGTAGACGACCTGGTAGTCGCCGCTGACGGCCGCGAAGTGCTTGAGCACCTCGCTGAACGACGCGCTCTGCTTCTCGGCGGCCTGGATCGTGTCGGGCCTTGCGGCGAGTTCACGGGCCAGCTTGAGTTCCTTGTCCACGATGACACGCACCAGGTTGCCCGCCCCCTCGGATATCTCCTGCAGCATCGACTGGCTGGCCTCCGTCAGGGCCCGGTCGGCCTTCCACCAGGAGATCGCCCCGCTGAGCGACAGGGGGATCACGATCATCAGAATGCCCCCGGTCACAAGCCTTGCCTTTAGGGATTTTCCGAACGAGAATCGCTTCATGTGTGCCTGCACCTCCATTCGTTGCGTCGGGCGGCCGGGCCTGCGGGCGCAGACGATCGCGCGGCCGGCCGGGTTGCGGGTCGCACCCGGGCGGGCGTCGCAGAGTCAAAGACGGGGGTAATGCGCGGACGGCGGTTCGTCCGGCGGAAAAAGGCAGACAGGTATGAGTGCCGAAGGTAAAGAGCGTATATCCGTCTTCGGTTCTTTGCGGTCGTGCGTCGTTTGCGGACCGACCGTGATTACCATCGTCAGAAGGAGCCGGAACTTTAGTCCCCGCGCTTTGCCCACGGCGGGCTGCGGGTCCCGCAATGCATCAGGATCGCCCTTACCTTGGGTGGCAAATCGTGGTATGACTACAGTCGATTGAAAAATCCTTCCGTGCAGAATTCATGCCGGGCGCGCATGTCTCGGCAAGGAGGACGTCATGGGTTTTGTTCGAACCCGGCTCGCCGGAGTTGGTCTGGTACTGCTGACAGCCGTCCTGATCGCGGCGTCGGCCGCGGCCGCAGAGAAGGCCGGTCCCGCAGCGGCGGCCAAGGGTGCCCCTCCCGCCGACGCCGAGACCACCTACGACGACCCCCTGGGGCGCAGCACGCCGCAGGGCGCCGTCGTCGGCTTCCTGAAGGCCATGAAGCGCGAGGACTACGAGCGGGCCGTCGAATACCTCGACACCCGGCAGACGGGGAAGCGTGCCGAGCAGCTCGCCCGGGAGCTCAGCACCATCCTCAACGAGGCGATGACGACCGTCACGACCGCGCTCAGCGTCAATCCCCAAGGGAATCTCCAGGACAGCCCCCTGGCCAACCGCGAGATCGTGGGCACCGTCAAGACAAGGAGCGGGGAGTACAAGATCCAGCTCGAGCGCGTCCAGAGGGAAAACAACCCCCCGATCTGGCTCTTTGCCTCGGAGACGCTGAAGCTCGTGCCGAAGATCCACGAGGAGGTGGACATCCCCTGGCTCGAGCGGTACCTGCCCGCGGCGCTCACGGAGACCCGAATCGCCGATCAGCCGCTGTACGTGTGGCTTCTTCCCCTCGCGGTTCTTCCCCTGGCGGTTCTTCTTGGCTGGCTCTTCACGAGGGCGATTCTTGCTTTGGTCCGCGAGCCGATGCGCAAGCGCCTCGGCGAGGAGGCGATGGACAAGTTCGCAGGGATCGGGAAGCCCCTGATGCTCCTTTTCTTGTCGGGTGCGGTGTACATCATCTCTTACAGCTCGACCTCGCTCCTCACACGGCTGTTCTGGACGTTCCTGGCCTCGACGATGGCCGTCTTCGGCCTGACGTGGCTTCTGCTCTACGTGATCGACGCGGTCGCGGGGGCCGTCGAACGGCGCAGGCCGGAGGCCGCCAACGCGGTCATCCGCCTTTCGGCGACGCTGCTGAAGGCCCTGGCCGTCATCGTGGGACTCGTGGTCGTCTTCTATTACTTTGCGGGCATCAACCTCACGGCCGTGGTGGCCGGCCTCGGCATCGGCGGCATCGCCGTGGCCTTTGCCGCCCAGAAGACGATCGAGAACTTCCTGGGCGGGCTGTTCCTCGTCTGGGACAAGCCCATCCGGCTGGGCGATTACTGCAGGACCGGCGAGCACGCCGGCACCGTCGAGCACATCGGCCTGCGGTCGACACAGATCCGGACGCTCAACCGAACCGTCGTCTCCATCCCCAACGGGCAGCTCTCGTCGGTGAGCGTCGAGAACTTCTCCCTGCGGGACCGGTTCCTCTTCCGGCACACCCTGAATCTGCGCTACGAAACCACGGCGGACCAGCTCCGCTATGTCCTGACGTCAATCCGCGAACTGCTGTACCGGCACCCCAAGGTGGACGCCTCGACGGCCCGCGTCCGCTTTGTCGCCTTCGGGCAGTCCTCGCTCGACCTGGAGATCTTCGCCTACGTCCTCGAGACCGAGGTTGCGGCCTTTCTCGCCGTCCAGGAGGACCTGCTGCTGCGGATCATGGACCTCGTCGAGGCGAGCGGCAGCGGCTTCGCCTTCCCCTCGCGGACCCTCTACATGGCGAAGGACGCGGGGCTCGACGCGGAGAAGCAGCGGGCGGCCGCCGAGACCGTCAGGCAATGGAGGCGCGAGGGCGAGCTTCCCTTTCCGGACCACCGTCCCGTGAAGGTCTCGCAGCTCGAGGGCACGCTGGACTACCCGCCCGAGGGCTCGGCGCTGCTGCAGAAGAAGCCGGACGAGACGCAGGCGTGAAAGACGGGAGGGGGCAGGGGGTACAGTGATGAGAGGCTCGAAAACGGTCAGGGTGAAGCGAATTTCGTGCGGCACGGCGGTGCTCGTGCTGTTTGCCGTTGCCTGGCTGTTGGGGTCCTGCGCCCTCCTGAAACCCCGGGTGCCCGATGCCAAGCCGGAGCCTGTCGCCGGTGCGGTCCACGTCGTCGTGGTGGGGGACCCCCACTATCCCGGCAAGTCCCCGGACCGGAAGGAGGCCGTCCTGCGCTCGATCAACGAATGGCCCGACGTCGCCCTCGTGGCCGTCGTGGGGGATCTCGCCGAGGATGTCGGCCGGCCCGCGGAATACGAGGCAGCGAGGGCCTTCTTCGGCAGCCTGCAGAAGCCGAGGGCCTTCATCGTCGGCAATCACGATTACTGGTACGCCGACGAGAAGAGCGAAGACGCCACCCGCCTCCCGGGCACGGCCGCGACGCGCGCGGAAAAGCTCGACCGGTTCCGCGCCGCTTTCGGGATGCGGGAGCTTTACTACGAGAAGCGCCTCGGGGGCTACCGGCTCGTCTTCCTGTCGGCCGATCACCTGACGAGCA from Syntrophaceae bacterium includes these protein-coding regions:
- a CDS encoding methyl-accepting chemotaxis protein, yielding MIVIPLSLSGAISWWKADRALTEASQSMLQEISEGAGNLVRVIVDKELKLARELAARPDTIQAAEKQSASFSEVLKHFAAVSGDYQVVYGLDPSGRGFADSHGGKNIGIDLGDRDYFKKAKAEMKPVVGDMVLAKTTGKPVLPFCVPIVKDGKFLGAIATIMTTDALSARFAEIKVGKTGYASVINREGMVMIHPKAEAVFKLDVSKLEEMRDLWALVQSQKPGFAGYTYGGRKKIAAVSPVQVNGWAALSVMDLDEAVSGAHEIRNVLALTGAFLLVLSVGLTLLFARGIADPVARAASEIHEAAAQVSSAASQVASSSQHLAEGASEQASSLEETAASMEEMSSMTRQNADNSQSADALMGSTKAAVEKAEASMRELVRSMDAISKASEETGKIIKTIDEIAFQTNLLALNAAVEAARAGEAGAGFAVVASEVRNLAMRAAESAKLTATLIESTASRVKEGSALVSKTTDAFAELNRNAVKVSGLVAEIAAASQEQARGIDQVSSAITEMDKVVQQTAANAEESASASEELNAQAGQMQAVAETLMRIVAGSVAGDAAAKPASAATSLAAKIAGTIGIGKTKKAEEAVPPLRDGGFKDF
- a CDS encoding mechanosensitive ion channel yields the protein MGFVRTRLAGVGLVLLTAVLIAASAAAAEKAGPAAAAKGAPPADAETTYDDPLGRSTPQGAVVGFLKAMKREDYERAVEYLDTRQTGKRAEQLARELSTILNEAMTTVTTALSVNPQGNLQDSPLANREIVGTVKTRSGEYKIQLERVQRENNPPIWLFASETLKLVPKIHEEVDIPWLERYLPAALTETRIADQPLYVWLLPLAVLPLAVLLGWLFTRAILALVREPMRKRLGEEAMDKFAGIGKPLMLLFLSGAVYIISYSSTSLLTRLFWTFLASTMAVFGLTWLLLYVIDAVAGAVERRRPEAANAVIRLSATLLKALAVIVGLVVVFYYFAGINLTAVVAGLGIGGIAVAFAAQKTIENFLGGLFLVWDKPIRLGDYCRTGEHAGTVEHIGLRSTQIRTLNRTVVSIPNGQLSSVSVENFSLRDRFLFRHTLNLRYETTADQLRYVLTSIRELLYRHPKVDASTARVRFVAFGQSSLDLEIFAYVLETEVAAFLAVQEDLLLRIMDLVEASGSGFAFPSRTLYMAKDAGLDAEKQRAAAETVRQWRREGELPFPDHRPVKVSQLEGTLDYPPEGSALLQKKPDETQA